The following are encoded together in the Microterricola viridarii genome:
- a CDS encoding DUF4180 domain-containing protein gives MSSDEQHDAPTPQITESGGKRVLHVDPVGAPIVGPEDTSDLVGNAWIENVELIALPVSRLDPEFFRLASGQAGALLQKVVNYQLRLAVIGDISTHLAASGALRDFVWESNRGEHIWFFAEVAELERKLEERQAVLDAALAAQHRAATAGPLA, from the coding sequence ATGAGCAGCGACGAACAGCATGACGCACCGACCCCTCAGATCACCGAGAGCGGCGGAAAGCGCGTGCTGCACGTCGACCCGGTCGGCGCGCCCATCGTCGGCCCGGAGGACACCTCAGACCTCGTCGGCAACGCCTGGATCGAGAATGTGGAACTGATCGCACTGCCGGTCTCCCGGCTCGACCCGGAGTTCTTCCGGCTGGCATCCGGGCAGGCCGGGGCTCTCCTGCAGAAGGTCGTGAACTACCAGCTCCGCCTGGCCGTCATCGGCGACATCAGCACGCATCTGGCCGCCAGCGGGGCGCTGCGTGACTTCGTCTGGGAGTCCAACCGCGGCGAGCACATCTGGTTCTTCGCGGAGGTGGCGGAGTTGGAGCGGAAGCTTGAGGAACGGCAGGCGGTGCTCGATGCTGCGCTGGCTGCCCAGCACCGGGCCGCGACCGCGGGCCCCCTGGCATAG
- a CDS encoding PLD nuclease N-terminal domain-containing protein yields MKKDMQKQMQKQRWADMSTGRRAGAIIAGAVQIALAVTAWVDLAKRPAERVNGPKGLWAGIIAINFIGPISYFVGGRRSSD; encoded by the coding sequence ATGAAGAAGGACATGCAGAAGCAGATGCAGAAGCAGCGCTGGGCGGACATGAGCACTGGCCGGCGCGCCGGAGCCATCATTGCCGGGGCTGTGCAGATCGCGCTGGCGGTCACCGCATGGGTTGACCTGGCCAAACGCCCGGCCGAGCGGGTCAACGGGCCCAAGGGGCTCTGGGCCGGCATCATCGCAATCAACTTCATCGGCCCGATTTCCTACTTCGTGGGCGGGCGCCGCTCCTCCGACTGA
- a CDS encoding alpha/beta fold hydrolase — MDIVLVPGFWLDASSWDAVTPPLVAAGHRVHPLTLPGLESVDASRSGIGLREHIDAVVAVVDSLEGPVVLVGHSGGGAIIYGVTDARPNRIARAIYVDSGPLGEGESINDELPADGDDVPLPAWELFEDADLIDLDEGLRAAFRARAIPEPRGVAQDAMQLHDERRLAVPTTIIACEFTAAQVTEWLAAGAPFLAELARVGDAEYVDLPTGHWPQFTKPAELAAAILAAVDRG; from the coding sequence ATGGATATCGTTCTAGTTCCCGGTTTCTGGTTGGACGCGAGCTCGTGGGATGCGGTGACACCGCCGCTGGTCGCGGCCGGACACCGCGTGCATCCGCTCACCCTGCCCGGGTTGGAGTCGGTCGATGCCTCACGTTCCGGCATCGGCCTGCGCGAGCACATCGACGCGGTCGTCGCCGTGGTCGACAGCCTCGAAGGCCCGGTCGTGCTGGTCGGTCATTCGGGCGGCGGCGCCATCATCTACGGCGTGACGGATGCCCGACCCAACCGCATCGCGCGCGCGATCTATGTCGATTCCGGGCCGCTCGGCGAGGGCGAGTCGATCAACGACGAGCTGCCGGCCGACGGTGACGACGTGCCGCTGCCCGCGTGGGAGTTGTTCGAGGACGCAGACCTCATTGACCTGGACGAGGGTCTCCGTGCCGCGTTCCGGGCCCGGGCGATCCCGGAGCCACGCGGCGTCGCGCAAGACGCCATGCAACTGCACGACGAGCGCCGCTTGGCGGTGCCGACGACGATCATCGCCTGTGAGTTCACTGCCGCCCAGGTCACCGAGTGGCTGGCCGCCGGCGCGCCCTTCTTGGCCGAGCTGGCCCGGGTGGGCGACGCCGAGTACGTCGACCTGCCGACCGGGCACTGGCCGCAGTTCACGAAGCCGGCCGAGCTGGCGGCCGCGATCCTCGCAGCGGTCGACCGGGGCTAG